One Kitasatospora sp. NBC_01287 DNA window includes the following coding sequences:
- the lgt gene encoding prolipoprotein diacylglyceryl transferase, with product MELAYLPSPSQGVIHLGPIPLRAYAFCIIIGVAVAVWLGGKRWVARGGAQHTVGDIAVWAVPFGLVGGRLYHVITDHQLYFDPGQNPWNAFKIWEGGLGIWGAIALGAVGAWIGCRRRGVPLPAYADAIAPGIALAQACGRWGNWFNQELYGKATTLPWGLHIHKVNPDGTVTDGIFQPTFLYESIWCVGVAFLVLWADRKYRLGHGRAFALYVAAYTVGRAWIEYLRIDEAHHVLGLRLNDWTSIVVFAGAVVYLVVVGRKRPGREAPDSIDPQSRPESAEGEGDSEGDSDGEGDAAAPAAAQAPAADGAALAEQAERT from the coding sequence ATGGAACTCGCTTACCTCCCCAGCCCGTCGCAGGGCGTCATCCACCTCGGACCGATCCCGCTGCGCGCCTACGCCTTCTGCATCATCATCGGTGTCGCCGTCGCCGTCTGGCTCGGCGGCAAGCGCTGGGTCGCCCGCGGCGGCGCCCAGCACACGGTGGGCGACATCGCCGTCTGGGCGGTGCCCTTCGGGCTGGTCGGCGGCCGGCTCTACCACGTGATCACCGATCACCAGCTCTACTTCGACCCGGGGCAGAACCCCTGGAACGCCTTCAAGATCTGGGAGGGCGGCCTCGGCATCTGGGGCGCCATCGCGCTCGGCGCGGTCGGCGCCTGGATCGGCTGCCGCCGCCGCGGCGTGCCGCTGCCCGCCTACGCGGACGCCATCGCACCGGGCATCGCGCTGGCCCAGGCCTGCGGCCGCTGGGGCAACTGGTTCAACCAGGAGCTGTACGGCAAGGCGACCACGCTGCCCTGGGGCCTGCACATCCACAAGGTGAACCCGGACGGCACCGTCACCGACGGCATCTTCCAGCCGACCTTCCTCTACGAGTCGATCTGGTGCGTCGGTGTGGCGTTCCTGGTGCTCTGGGCCGACCGCAAGTACCGCCTGGGCCACGGCCGGGCCTTCGCGCTCTACGTCGCCGCCTACACGGTGGGCCGGGCCTGGATCGAGTACCTGCGGATCGACGAGGCGCACCACGTCCTGGGTCTGCGGCTCAACGACTGGACCTCGATCGTCGTCTTCGCCGGGGCGGTGGTCTACCTGGTGGTGGTCGGCAGGAAGCGCCCGGGCCGCGAGGCGCCGGACTCGATCGACCCGCAGTCCCGCCCGGAGTCCGCCGAGGGCGAGGGTGACAGTGAGGGTGACAGTGACGGCGAGGGTGACGCCGCGGCTCCCGCGGCTGCCCAGGCTCCCGCCGCTGACGGTGCCGCGCTCGCCGAACAGGCCGAGCGCACCTGA
- a CDS encoding VIT1/CCC1 transporter family protein, whose translation MSVTITETAVSEPAQPRVPAEGHHRDVNGGWLRPAIFGAMDGLVSNLALMTGVVGGAASNSTVILTGLAGLAAGACSMAAGEYTSVASQRELVQAEIEAERLELRRNPDGELVELAELYMARGVEPELAREVARQLTRDPEQALEVHAREELGVDPHDLPSPLVAAVSSFGCFALGALLPLLPYLLGATSLLPALVLAVLGLFGCGAVVARVTARSWWFSGLRQLVLGAAAAGVTYLLGGLIGGHLG comes from the coding sequence ATGTCCGTGACCATCACCGAAACCGCCGTCAGCGAGCCGGCCCAGCCGCGGGTGCCCGCCGAGGGCCACCACCGCGACGTCAACGGCGGCTGGCTGCGTCCGGCGATCTTCGGCGCGATGGACGGGCTGGTCTCCAACCTCGCGCTGATGACCGGCGTGGTCGGCGGTGCGGCGAGCAACAGCACGGTGATCCTCACCGGGCTGGCGGGGCTGGCGGCCGGCGCCTGCTCGATGGCGGCGGGGGAGTACACCTCGGTGGCCTCGCAGCGCGAGCTGGTCCAGGCGGAGATCGAGGCCGAGCGGCTGGAGCTGCGCCGCAACCCCGACGGCGAGCTGGTCGAGCTGGCCGAGCTCTACATGGCGCGCGGCGTCGAGCCGGAGCTGGCCCGCGAGGTGGCCCGCCAGCTGACCCGCGACCCGGAGCAGGCGCTGGAGGTGCACGCCCGCGAGGAGCTGGGGGTGGACCCGCACGACCTGCCCAGCCCGCTGGTCGCCGCCGTCTCCTCGTTCGGCTGCTTCGCGCTCGGTGCGCTGCTGCCGCTGCTGCCCTACCTGCTGGGCGCCACCTCGCTGCTGCCCGCGCTGGTGCTGGCGGTGCTCGGGCTCTTCGGCTGCGGGGCGGTGGTGGCCCGGGTGACGGCGCGCAGCTGGTGGTTCAGCGGACTGCGCCAGCTGGTGCTGGGTGCCGCGGCGGCCGGGGTGACCTACCTGCTCGGCGGGCTGATCGGCGGCCACCTGGGCTGA
- the gltB gene encoding glutamate synthase large subunit — protein MHSANEPQGSSSSPYALVPDARPAAQGLYDPRNEHDACGVGFVATLTGIADHTIVEQALTVLRNLEHRGATGAEPDSGDGAGILTQIPDAFLRANTAFELPAAGSYAVGIAFLPDEDAADAAAVAHIERIAAEESLTVLGWREVPTAPDLLGATARSVMPRFRQLFLAQDGTADLALDRIAFVVRKRAEREIGVYFPSLSARTIVYKGMLTTGQLEPFFPDLSDRLYASALGLVHSRFSTNTFPSWPLAHPYRFVAHNGEINTVKGNRNWMTARESQLVTDLIPVNSKGQDLSRIFPVCTPDQSDSASFDEVLELLHLGGRSLPHSVLMMIPEAWENHATMEPARRAFYQYHSNLMEPWDGPACVTFTDGTRIGAVLDRNGLRPARYWITEDGLVVLSSEVGVLDIDQEKVVQKGRLQPGKMFLVALDENRIVPDEEIKGELAAAHPYEEWVEAGQIQLSKLPEREHIAHTHASVTRRQQTFGYTEEELRVILAPMARTGGEALGSMGTDSPIAALSEKPRLLFDYFVQLFAQVTNPPLDAIREELVTSLLSNLGPEGNLLATDAAHCRSVGMPFPVIDNDELAKLIHINADGDQPGLKAVTLSGLYKVSGGGTALAARLQAIADEADAAIADGARIIVLSDRHSDAEHAPIPSLLLTSAVHHHLIRTKQRTRISLLVEAGDVREVHHVALLIGYGAGAVNPYLAMETVEDLVVQGTFLTGIEPEKAIRNLIKALGKGVLKVMSKMGISTVASYRGAQVFEAIGLSQDTVDAYFCGTTSKLGGIGLTEIAKETAARHAKAYPASGIPAAHRALEIGGEYQWRREGEPHLFDPDTVFRLQHATRNRRYDIFKQYTGRVNEQSERLMTLRGLFQLDGKGRAPIPLDEVEPVAEIVKRFSTGAMSYGSISMEAHETLAIAMNRLGGKSNTGEGGEDPERLHDPERRSAIKQVASGRFGVTSEYLVNADDIQIKMAQGAKPGEGGQLPGHKVYPWVAKTRHSTPGVGLISPPPHHDIYSIEDLAQLIHDLKNANPDARIHVKLVSEVGVGTVAAGVSKAHADVVLVSGHDGGTGASPLTSLKHAGGPWELGLAETQQTLLLNGLRDRIVVQTDGQLKTGRDVVIAALLGAEEFGFATAPLVVSGCIMMRVCHLDTCPVGVATQNPVLRERFSGKPEFVVNFFEFIAEEVREILAELGFRSIEEAVGRAEHIDADAAIEHWKAAGLDLAPLFHVPELPEGAALHRTTAQDHALDKALDNQLIELAQDALERGEAVRVQLPIRNVNRTVGTMLGHQVTKRYRGEGLPEGTIDVTFTGSAGQSFGAFVPRGITLRLEGDANDYVGKGLSGGVLVVRPARDAAAIGNDAQAHVIAGNTIGYGATSGRIHLRGKAGERFAVRNSGATLVVEGVGDHGLEYMTGGRVVILGETGRNLAAGMSGGIAFVLDLRPANVNGGMVGIEAPDAEDRDWLRETVQLHYEETGSTAAAELLADWGSGVSRFSKIMPTDYKAVLAAKDAAERDGLSESETTRKMMEAAHG, from the coding sequence ATGCACTCCGCCAACGAGCCCCAGGGCAGCAGCAGCTCCCCTTATGCGCTCGTTCCGGATGCGCGACCTGCTGCTCAGGGCCTGTACGACCCGCGAAACGAGCACGACGCCTGCGGCGTCGGCTTCGTCGCCACGCTGACCGGCATCGCCGACCACACCATCGTCGAGCAGGCGCTCACCGTCCTGCGCAACCTGGAGCACCGCGGTGCCACCGGGGCCGAGCCGGACTCCGGCGACGGCGCGGGCATCCTGACCCAGATCCCCGACGCGTTCCTGCGCGCCAACACCGCCTTCGAGCTGCCCGCCGCGGGCTCCTACGCCGTCGGCATCGCCTTCCTGCCCGACGAGGACGCCGCTGACGCCGCCGCGGTCGCCCACATCGAGCGGATCGCCGCCGAGGAGAGCCTGACCGTCCTCGGCTGGCGCGAGGTCCCCACCGCTCCCGACCTGCTGGGCGCCACCGCCCGCTCGGTGATGCCGCGCTTCCGCCAGCTCTTCCTCGCCCAGGACGGCACGGCCGACCTGGCGCTGGACCGGATCGCCTTCGTGGTGCGCAAGCGCGCCGAGCGGGAGATCGGGGTGTACTTCCCCTCGCTCTCCGCCCGGACCATCGTCTACAAGGGCATGCTCACCACCGGGCAGCTGGAGCCCTTCTTCCCCGACCTCTCGGACCGGCTCTACGCCTCCGCGCTCGGCCTGGTGCACTCCCGCTTCTCCACCAACACCTTCCCGAGCTGGCCGCTGGCCCACCCCTACCGGTTCGTCGCGCACAACGGCGAGATCAACACCGTCAAGGGCAACCGGAACTGGATGACCGCGCGCGAGTCGCAGCTGGTCACCGACCTGATCCCGGTCAACAGCAAGGGGCAGGACCTCAGCCGGATCTTCCCGGTCTGCACCCCGGACCAATCCGACTCCGCCTCCTTCGACGAGGTCCTGGAGCTGCTCCACCTCGGCGGCCGCTCGCTGCCGCACTCGGTGCTGATGATGATCCCGGAGGCCTGGGAGAACCACGCCACCATGGAGCCGGCCCGGCGCGCCTTCTACCAGTACCACTCCAACCTGATGGAGCCCTGGGACGGCCCGGCCTGCGTCACCTTCACCGACGGCACCCGGATCGGCGCGGTGCTCGACCGCAACGGTCTGCGCCCGGCCCGGTACTGGATCACCGAGGACGGCCTGGTCGTGCTCTCCTCCGAGGTCGGCGTCCTCGACATCGACCAGGAGAAGGTGGTCCAGAAGGGCCGCCTGCAGCCCGGCAAGATGTTCCTGGTCGCCCTCGACGAGAACCGGATCGTGCCGGACGAGGAGATCAAGGGCGAGCTGGCCGCCGCGCACCCCTACGAGGAGTGGGTCGAGGCCGGTCAGATCCAGCTCTCCAAGCTGCCCGAGCGCGAGCACATCGCGCACACCCACGCCTCGGTCACGCGCCGCCAGCAGACCTTCGGGTACACCGAGGAGGAGCTGCGGGTCATCCTCGCGCCGATGGCCCGCACCGGCGGCGAGGCGCTCGGCTCGATGGGCACCGACTCGCCGATCGCCGCGCTCTCCGAGAAGCCCCGGCTGCTCTTCGACTACTTCGTGCAGCTCTTCGCCCAGGTCACCAACCCGCCGCTGGACGCGATCCGCGAAGAGCTGGTCACCTCGCTGCTCAGCAACCTGGGCCCCGAGGGCAACCTGCTGGCCACCGACGCCGCGCACTGCCGCTCGGTCGGCATGCCGTTCCCGGTGATCGACAACGACGAGCTGGCCAAGCTCATCCACATCAACGCCGACGGGGACCAGCCCGGCCTGAAGGCCGTCACCCTCTCCGGCCTGTACAAGGTCTCCGGCGGCGGCACGGCCCTGGCGGCCCGGCTGCAGGCCATCGCGGACGAGGCGGACGCGGCGATCGCCGACGGTGCGCGGATCATCGTGCTCTCCGACCGCCACTCGGACGCCGAGCACGCGCCGATCCCCTCGCTGCTGCTCACCTCCGCGGTGCACCACCACCTGATCCGCACCAAGCAGCGCACCAGGATCTCGCTGCTGGTCGAGGCCGGCGACGTCCGCGAGGTCCACCACGTGGCCCTGCTGATCGGCTACGGCGCGGGCGCGGTCAACCCGTACCTGGCCATGGAGACGGTCGAGGACCTGGTCGTCCAGGGCACCTTCTTGACCGGCATCGAGCCCGAGAAGGCCATCCGCAACCTGATCAAGGCGCTCGGCAAGGGCGTGCTCAAGGTGATGTCCAAGATGGGCATCTCCACCGTCGCCTCCTACCGCGGCGCGCAGGTCTTCGAGGCCATCGGCCTCTCCCAGGACACCGTGGACGCCTACTTCTGCGGCACCACCAGCAAGCTCGGCGGCATCGGCCTGACCGAGATCGCCAAGGAGACCGCGGCCCGGCACGCCAAGGCCTACCCCGCCTCCGGCATCCCCGCCGCGCACCGCGCGCTGGAGATCGGCGGCGAGTACCAGTGGCGGCGCGAGGGCGAACCCCACCTCTTCGACCCCGACACCGTCTTCCGGTTGCAGCACGCCACCCGCAACCGCCGGTACGACATCTTCAAGCAGTACACCGGCCGGGTGAACGAGCAGTCCGAGCGGCTGATGACGCTGCGCGGCCTGTTCCAGCTGGACGGCAAGGGCCGCGCGCCGATCCCGCTCGACGAGGTCGAGCCGGTCGCCGAGATCGTCAAGCGCTTCTCCACCGGCGCCATGTCCTACGGCTCCATCTCGATGGAGGCGCACGAGACGCTGGCCATCGCGATGAACCGCCTGGGCGGCAAGTCCAACACCGGCGAGGGCGGCGAGGACCCCGAGCGCCTCCACGACCCCGAGCGCCGCTCGGCGATCAAGCAGGTCGCCTCCGGCCGGTTCGGCGTCACCAGCGAGTACCTGGTCAACGCCGACGACATCCAGATCAAGATGGCCCAGGGCGCCAAGCCCGGCGAGGGCGGCCAGCTGCCCGGCCACAAGGTCTACCCGTGGGTGGCGAAGACCCGGCACTCGACCCCGGGCGTCGGCCTGATCTCGCCGCCGCCGCACCACGACATCTACTCCATCGAGGATCTGGCCCAGCTGATCCACGACCTCAAGAACGCCAACCCCGACGCCCGCATCCACGTGAAGCTGGTCTCCGAGGTGGGCGTGGGCACGGTCGCGGCCGGCGTCTCCAAGGCCCACGCCGACGTGGTGCTGGTCTCCGGCCACGACGGCGGCACCGGCGCCTCCCCGCTCACCTCGCTCAAGCACGCGGGCGGCCCCTGGGAGCTCGGCCTGGCCGAGACCCAGCAGACCCTGCTGCTCAACGGCCTGCGCGACCGGATCGTGGTGCAGACCGACGGCCAGCTGAAGACCGGCCGCGACGTGGTGATCGCCGCGCTGCTCGGCGCCGAGGAGTTCGGCTTCGCCACCGCGCCGCTGGTCGTCTCGGGCTGCATCATGATGCGGGTCTGCCACCTGGACACCTGCCCGGTCGGCGTCGCCACCCAGAACCCGGTGCTGCGCGAGCGCTTCTCCGGCAAGCCCGAGTTCGTGGTCAACTTCTTCGAGTTCATCGCCGAGGAGGTCCGCGAGATCCTCGCCGAGCTGGGCTTCCGCTCGATCGAGGAGGCCGTCGGCCGCGCCGAGCACATCGACGCCGACGCCGCCATCGAGCACTGGAAGGCAGCCGGGCTCGACCTGGCCCCGCTCTTCCACGTCCCCGAGCTGCCCGAGGGCGCGGCCCTGCACCGCACCACCGCGCAGGACCACGCGCTGGACAAGGCGCTCGACAACCAGCTGATCGAGCTGGCCCAGGACGCCCTGGAGCGCGGCGAGGCGGTGCGCGTCCAGCTGCCGATCCGCAACGTCAACCGCACGGTGGGCACCATGCTCGGCCACCAGGTGACCAAGCGGTACCGAGGCGAGGGCCTGCCCGAGGGCACCATCGACGTGACCTTCACCGGCAGCGCCGGCCAGTCCTTCGGCGCCTTCGTGCCGCGCGGCATCACGCTGCGCCTGGAGGGCGACGCCAACGACTACGTCGGCAAGGGCCTGTCCGGCGGCGTGCTGGTGGTCCGCCCGGCCCGCGACGCGGCGGCGATCGGCAACGACGCCCAGGCGCACGTGATCGCCGGCAACACCATCGGCTACGGTGCCACCAGCGGCCGGATCCACCTGCGCGGCAAGGCCGGTGAGCGCTTCGCGGTCCGCAACTCCGGGGCCACCCTGGTGGTCGAGGGCGTGGGCGACCACGGCCTGGAGTACATGACCGGCGGCCGGGTGGTCATCCTCGGCGAGACCGGCCGCAACCTGGCCGCGGGCATGTCCGGCGGCATCGCGTTCGTCCTGGACCTGCGTCCGGCCAACGTCAACGGCGGCATGGTCGGCATCGAGGCCCCCGACGCCGAGGACCGCGACTGGCTGCGCGAGACCGTGCAACTGCACTACGAGGAGACCGGCTCGACGGCTGCCGCCGAGCTGCTGGCCGACTGGGGCAGCGGGGTCTCCCGCTTCTCCAAGATCATGCCGACCGACTACAAGGCTGTGCTCGCCGCCAAGGACGCCGCTGAGCGCGATGGACTCTCCGAGTCCGAGACCACTCGCAAGATGATGGAGGCGGCACATGGCTGA
- a CDS encoding glutamate synthase subunit beta, whose amino-acid sequence MADPKGFLTTGKQLAERRPVDVRLRDWNEVYVERSLLPIITKQAGRCMDCGIPFCHNGCPLGNLIPEWNDLAFRDDWTGAIERLHATNNFPEFTGRLCPAPCESACVLGINQDAVTIKNVEVTIIDKAWDNGGVRPQVPERLSGKTVAVVGSGPAGLAVAQQLTRAGHTVVVYERADRIGGLLRYGIPEFKMEKRHINRRIEQMRAEGTRFRTGVHVGEDITGQQLRERFDAVVVAAGATTARDLPVPGRELGGIHQAMEYLPLANKVQEGDYVDTPISAKGKHVIVIGGGDTGADCLGTALRQGAASVTQLEIMPRPGDERPGNQPWPTMPMTYKVTSAHEEAIHVRETTTVGNQAGGHSSPEAGKEGRVYSVNTTHFTGDEDGNVAELHLVEVEFKDGRFEPVPGTERAIPAQLVTLAMGFTGTDVKNGLVEQLGVELDARGNVARDGKFATNTPGVYVCGDAGRGQSLIVWAIAEGRSAAAAVDAYLGGKTPLPAPIRPTDRPLVV is encoded by the coding sequence ATGGCTGACCCCAAGGGCTTCCTGACCACAGGCAAGCAGTTGGCCGAGCGCCGTCCCGTGGACGTGCGTCTGCGGGACTGGAACGAGGTCTACGTCGAGCGCAGCCTGCTGCCGATCATCACCAAGCAGGCCGGCCGCTGCATGGACTGCGGCATCCCGTTCTGCCACAACGGCTGCCCGCTCGGGAACCTGATCCCCGAGTGGAACGACCTCGCCTTCCGGGACGACTGGACGGGCGCGATCGAGCGGCTGCACGCGACCAACAACTTCCCGGAGTTCACCGGGCGGCTCTGCCCGGCGCCGTGCGAGTCGGCCTGCGTGCTGGGGATCAACCAGGACGCGGTGACCATCAAGAACGTCGAGGTCACCATCATCGACAAGGCCTGGGACAACGGCGGGGTGCGCCCGCAGGTGCCCGAGCGCCTCTCCGGCAAGACGGTCGCCGTGGTCGGCTCGGGCCCGGCCGGGCTGGCCGTCGCCCAGCAGCTCACCCGGGCCGGCCACACCGTGGTCGTCTACGAGCGGGCCGACCGCATCGGCGGCCTGCTGCGCTACGGCATCCCCGAGTTCAAGATGGAGAAGCGGCACATCAACCGCCGCATCGAGCAGATGCGCGCGGAGGGCACCCGGTTCCGCACCGGGGTCCACGTCGGGGAGGACATCACCGGCCAGCAGCTGCGCGAGCGCTTCGACGCGGTCGTGGTGGCCGCCGGTGCCACCACCGCGCGCGACCTGCCGGTGCCCGGCCGGGAGCTGGGCGGCATCCACCAGGCGATGGAGTACCTGCCGCTGGCCAACAAGGTGCAGGAGGGCGACTACGTCGACACTCCGATCAGCGCCAAGGGCAAGCACGTCATCGTGATCGGCGGCGGCGACACCGGCGCCGACTGCCTGGGCACCGCGCTGCGCCAGGGGGCGGCCTCGGTCACCCAGCTGGAGATCATGCCGCGCCCCGGCGACGAGCGCCCCGGAAACCAGCCCTGGCCGACCATGCCGATGACCTACAAGGTCACCTCCGCGCACGAGGAGGCCATCCACGTCCGGGAGACGACGACGGTGGGCAACCAGGCAGGGGGACACTCCTCGCCGGAGGCGGGCAAGGAGGGACGTGTCTACTCCGTGAACACCACCCACTTCACCGGTGACGAGGACGGCAACGTGGCCGAACTGCACCTGGTCGAGGTGGAGTTCAAGGACGGCCGGTTCGAGCCCGTGCCCGGCACCGAGCGGGCGATCCCGGCGCAGCTGGTCACCCTGGCCATGGGCTTCACCGGCACCGACGTGAAGAACGGCCTGGTCGAGCAGCTCGGCGTCGAGCTGGACGCGCGCGGCAACGTGGCCCGGGACGGCAAGTTCGCCACCAACACCCCAGGCGTCTACGTCTGCGGTGACGCCGGGCGCGGTCAGTCGCTGATCGTCTGGGCGATCGCCGAGGGCCGTTCGGCGGCCGCGGCGGTCGACGCCTACCTGGGCGGCAAGACCCCGCTGCCCGCCCCGATCCGCCCCACCGACCGCCCGCTGGTGGTCTGA